The genomic stretch TATATGGGGGCAGTCAAAAGTGTCATGTCGATGCGGTTTGCCTTAGAAACGGTTCAGAATACCGCGGAGGCCACTTCATATGCCCGTGTGGGAACCGCCGCAACACTTCCCGGTCTGTCCACAGCAGCAGGTTTTGACGGACTGATTGCCACACCGATTCCCGGAAGCTTGACCTCCGGTACTGACTGTGCCTTGGCTGCTTCGGCAGTGACTTGGTCCGGTTTGTCTCCCGGTTCGCCTCCTGCTTGTTCGGATTGGGTGCTGAGTGCTGCTGGAACCGCTGTGGGAGATCCGATTAACATCACCGGTCCGTAATCGCACGGAGCTTATTGGCTCTTTTCCGTTCTGATTTTGAATTGAAGGGTTCCTCTGTCCGTTATCCTTGTTTCCTTTGGCCCGTTTTCTGTGGAAAAAGGGATGGGGGTTTTCTTTCTTTAGTATCTTTCCCTGTGAAGGTAAGGGTGATGGATCGGCAAGGGTTTACCTTGATTGAGGTGGTTTTAGTAATCCTAATCCTGGCTATTCTTGCGGGTGTGGTGATTGTTCCTAGCATGGATCTCAGAGGCGTCAGGGCGGGGACCGTTTCTAGGAAATTGGTATCGGACATTCGTTATGCACAACAAATGTCCAACACCACCCGCATTATCCATGGGGTTGTCATTTTCTCGGGGTCGTACACCGTATTTCAAAACGATAATCCGGGTGATCCAACCAGGGATCCGGAAACGGGGGGAGGGTTTGTTGTCCCCATTTCAGGAGATTTTGAGGGAGTTACTCTTTCTCCCGTGTTAGGGAGTTCCCCAAACCACGATGTAGTGAAGTTTGACTCCCTTGGAACTCCCTATCGGAGGGATGGAGCGTCCATGGATGGGGTGAGTGGTAATACGATCATCGTTTCGGGAGGAAGTGTATCTCGGACCGTTACCATTGAACCGGAAACCGGAAAAGTGTGGGTAAATTAGGATCCTTTACTAAATTTAACCTTCGCACCGATGAGGGATTTACGCTCATTGAACTGGTTCTCGTGATCGTCATTCTGGCCTTTGGGATCACAGGGGTTTCCGCCTTTTTCATTCAAGGGGCAATCGATAGCTCCTATGCCCAATTGGCCACTATTGGAATGACCCTGGCCCAGGATCAAATGGAGGAGATTCAATCCAAATGTTGGGATGAAACGGAGACCTTTACTCTTCCATGTGATGGCCCAATAACCCCCTCGTTTCCACTGGGGCCCGAGGGGGAAGGGCGTTCTGCATTTGATGATGTGGATGATTTTAACGGGCTTAGTAATAGCCCCCCCCAAGACTCGCAAGGGACCCCCATGGCGTCCTTTTCCCGATACACCCGAACGGTGGGTGTTTGCTACGTAAACGCGGCCGCCTTGGATGTTTGTGTCGGTGGCCCAACCTCTTTTAAACGGGTTTCGGTCATCGTGTCTTGGGGTTCGGCAGGGGATCAAATTCAATTGGTGACCGTGGTCTCTCACCATTCGTAAAGGGTTAGATGTTTTTTTGGAGACGGGTACAAGATCAAAAGGGGTACACCCTCATTGAGGCGGTTTTGGTCATCGTGATTATCGGGGCCATTGCCGCATTAGTCGGGATTCCATTATTAGAAGGGGCAGAAATTTGGGGTCAAATAGGCAGTCGGAAGGATATGTCACAACAGGGCCGTTTGGTCATGGATCGAATGTCCAGAGAACTTAT from Nitrospiria bacterium encodes the following:
- a CDS encoding prepilin-type N-terminal cleavage/methylation domain-containing protein, which translates into the protein MKWLRNNRGFTLIELVLIIVILGVLAAVAIPQFINLQNDADAANNMAYMGAVKSVMSMRFALETVQNTAEATSYARVGTAATLPGLSTAAGFDGLIATPIPGSLTSGTDCALAASAVTWSGLSPGSPPACSDWVLSAAGTAVGDPINITGP
- a CDS encoding type II secretion system protein, with the protein product MGKLGSFTKFNLRTDEGFTLIELVLVIVILAFGITGVSAFFIQGAIDSSYAQLATIGMTLAQDQMEEIQSKCWDETETFTLPCDGPITPSFPLGPEGEGRSAFDDVDDFNGLSNSPPQDSQGTPMASFSRYTRTVGVCYVNAAALDVCVGGPTSFKRVSVIVSWGSAGDQIQLVTVVSHHS
- a CDS encoding prepilin-type N-terminal cleavage/methylation domain-containing protein; its protein translation is MDRQGFTLIEVVLVILILAILAGVVIVPSMDLRGVRAGTVSRKLVSDIRYAQQMSNTTRIIHGVVIFSGSYTVFQNDNPGDPTRDPETGGGFVVPISGDFEGVTLSPVLGSSPNHDVVKFDSLGTPYRRDGASMDGVSGNTIIVSGGSVSRTVTIEPETGKVWVN